From one Gossypium hirsutum isolate 1008001.06 chromosome D08, Gossypium_hirsutum_v2.1, whole genome shotgun sequence genomic stretch:
- the LOC107933577 gene encoding S-norcoclaurine synthase 1 — translation METGVINREGFGGSLPVEKVQALASKNLKDIPSRYIRPEVEFDVVSIDESYQIPVIDMSKLGHDDEQQKLHLACKDWGFFQLINHGVGDEVIDKMKIDVQEFFELPLNEKLACAQLPNNIEGYGQAFVVSEDQKLDWGDMLFLLPRPVPLRNMRFWPTIPPSFRETLDKYSMALQKVAIRLMRLIAKNLGTDLETFASFFEDGTQGIRMNYYPPCAQASKVIGLAPHSDSTALTLLIQVNEVEGLQIKKNGKWIPVKPISGAFIINIGDVMEIMSNGEYKSIEHRAVVNPNKERLSIAAFHSPNISTMIGPLPDVVKAKEAGYRTMPHEEFVRLTISSKLDGKGLLDQMKL, via the exons ATGGAGACAGGGGTGATCAACAGAGAGGGATTTGGTGGTTCTTTACCTGTCGAAAAGGTCCAAGCTCTTGCATCCAAGAACTTGAAAGACATCCCATCCAGGTATATCAGGCCAGAGGTCGAGTTCGATGTAGTTTCCATCGATGAATCCTATCAGATTCCCGTGATTGATATGAGCAAATTAGGCCATGATGATGAACAGCAGAAACTCCATTTGGCGTGCAAGGACTGGGGCTTCTTCCAG TTAATCAATCATGGGGTAGGGGATGAAGTAATTGATAAAATGAAGATAGACGTACAAGAGTTCTTCGAATTACCATTGAATGAGAAGTTGGCTTGTGCCCAGCTACCGAATAACATTGAAGGCTACGGCCAAGCCTTTGTAGTGTCTGAAGACCAGAAGCTTGATTGGGGTGACATGCTTTTCCTTCTTCCCCGGCCTGTGCCCTTGAGAAACATGAGATTTTGGCCAACTATCCCTCCTTCATTCAG GGAAACATTGGATAAGTACTCAATGGCATTACAAAAGGTTGCAATTCGTCTCATGAGGCTGATTGCAAAGAACCTGGGGACAGACCTAGAGACGTTTGCAAGCTTCTTTGAAGATGGAACACAGGGAATAAGGATGAACTACTATCCACCTTGTGCACAAGCAAGCAAGGTTATTGGTCTAGCACCACACTCTGATTCCACTGCCTTGACGCTGTTGATTCAGGTGAATGAAGTTGAAGGACTACAAATCAAGAAAAATGGCAAATGGATACCTGTTAAACCCATATCTGGTGCATTCATCATCAATATAGGAGACGTGATGGAG ATAATGAGcaatggagaatataaaagcattGAGCATAGAGCAGTGGTTAACCCAAACAAAGAACGACTGTCAATTGCAGCATTTCACAGTCCAAATATAAGTACCATGATTGGTCCACTGCCAGATGTTGTTAAGGCAAAGGAAGCAGGGTACAGGACTATGCCACATGAGGAGTTCGTGAGACTGACAATAAGCAGCAAACTTGATGGAAAAGGTCTGTTGGATCAAATGAAGCTCTAA
- the LOC107933576 gene encoding type I inositol polyphosphate 5-phosphatase 2 isoform X2, whose translation MKTRRGKRSEAFWPSIVMKKWLNIKPKVYDFSEDEVDTETESEDDDSRLHGSEDHTRRTLENHSECRNQIPDAPSKGYRLGHRRGKSETLRAQYINTKDVRVTISTWNVAGRLPSDDLEIDDWLCTKEPADVYIIGFQEVVPLNAGNVFGAEDSRPIPKWEAIIRRTLNKYWEPETKHKCYSAPPSPVLRTSSVADALADKIDTLPSEVMINEYLETAIGYDFEGKDLNKDATIGQNLQLNRIYGIDFDSRLDWPEYPLDATPQVISSNLKLRRVLSSSARIGFNMTENSMFYSSHDVVLKESILKRSHHSFGNLRSTCVHEQLELETVDSSSDISDEKSEEEDDAFLEEPVEEQDNNKARSTPKYIRIVSKQMVGIYISIWVRKRLRRHVNNLKVSPVGVGLMGYMGNKGSVSVSMTLFQSRLCFVCSHLTSGQKDGAEHRRNSDVYEIIRRTCFSSVLDSDQPQTIPAHDQIFWFGDLNYRLNMSDADIRKLVAQKRWNELINYDQLHKELRSGHVFEGWKEGIIDFPPTYKYEMDSDRYIGEIPKEGEKKRSPAWCDRILWSGKGIKQLSYKQSDIRLSDHRPVSSMFLLDVEVLDHRKLQRALNVSTAAVHPVVSFDENGEPEF comes from the exons ATGAAAACTAGGAGGGGAAAGCGTTCTGAG GCCTTTTGGCCATCCATTGTGATGAAGAAATGGTTGAATATAAAGCCCAAGGTGTATGATTTTAGTGAAGATGAAGTCGACACTGAAACTGAGAGTGAAGATGATG ATTCAAGATTGCATGGTAGCGAGGATCACACCCGTAGGACATTGGAGAACCATTCTGAGTGCAGAAACCAAATTCCAG ATGCACCTTCCAAGGGTTATCGATTAGGACACAGGAGGGGAAAGTCGGAAACTCTGCGTGCACAGTACATAAACACCAAGGATGTGAG GGTGACAATAAGCACTTGGAATGTTGCTGGAAGACTTCCATCTGATGatcttgagattgatgattgGCTTTGTACGAAAGAGCCAGCTGATGTTTACATTATTGG CTTCCAAGAAGTAGTCCCTTTGAATGCTGGAAATGTATTTGGAGCTGAGGATAGCAGGCCAATTCCAAAATGGGAGGCAATCATTAGAAGAACACTGAACAAATATTGGGAACCTGAAACCAAGCACAAATGCTATAGTGCTCCCCCTTCTCCCGTGTTAAGAACTTCTTCAGTTGCAGATGCATTAGCAGATAAAATTGATACTCTGCCATCAGAAGTGATGATTAATGAGTATTTGGAGACTGCTATTGGCTATGACTTTGAAGGGAAAGATTTGAATAAAGATGCTACTATTGGACAAAATTTACAGCTGAACAGAATATATGGTATCGATTTTGACTCTAGGTTAGACTGGCCTGAATATCCATTAGATGCAACCCCACAAGTTATCTCTTCAAATTTGAAACTTCGGAGAGTACTGAGCAGCTCAGCAAGAATTGGCTTTAATATGACAGAGAACTCTATGTTCTACAGTTCTCATGATGTGGTGTTAAAAGAAAGCATATTGAAAAGATCCCACCATAGCTTTGGAAACCTCAGGTCAACGTGTGTGCATGAACAACTGGAGCTAGAAACTGTTGATTCTTCCTCTGATATATCTGATGAGAAGTCTGAAGAAGAGGATGACGCTTTCCTAGAAGAACCAGTGGAAGAACAAGACAACAATAAGGCAAGGTCAACCCCAAAGTACATTCGAATAGTTAGTAAGCAGATGGTTggtatatacatatctatatggGTGAGAAAGAGGCTGAGGAGACATGTAAACAATTTAAAGGTCTCTCCTGTTGGAGTTGGTCTTATGGGCTACATGGGAAACAAG GGATCTGTTTCTGTTAGCATGACACTTTTTCAGTCCAGGCTATGCTTTGTGTGTTCTCATTTGACATCAGGTCAGAAGGATGGAGCTGAACACAGGCGTAACTCAGATGTCTATGAAATTATACGACGTACCTGTTTCTCATCTGTCCTTGATTCAGATCAACCACAAACAATTCCAGCTCATGA TCAGATATTTTGGTTTGGGGATCTAAATTATCGTCTCAACATGTCGGATGCGGACATAAGAAAGCTTGTAGCTCAAAAGCGCTGGAATGAACTAATCAACTATGATCAG CTTCACAAGGAACTGCGTAGTGGTCATGTATTCGAGGGATGGAAAGAGGGGATAATAGACTTTCCTCCTACCTACAAATACGAAATGGATTCTGATAGATACATTGGTGAGATCCCGAAAGAAGGCGAGAAGAAGAGATCACCAGCATG GTGTGATCGAATACTCTGGTCAGGGAAAGGCATAAAACAACTTTCTTATAAACAATCAGATATAAGACTTTCGGATCATCGACCAGTCAGTTCAATGTTCTTACTTGATGTTGAAGTCTTGGACCATAGGAAGTTGCAAAGGGCTCTCAATGTTAGCACTGCTGCTGTTCATCCTGTGGTTTCCTTCGATGAAAATGGAGAACCAGAATTTTAA
- the LOC107933576 gene encoding type I inositol polyphosphate 5-phosphatase 2 isoform X1 produces MKTRRGKRSEAFWPSIVMKKWLNIKPKVYDFSEDEVDTETESEDDAYSLKDSRLHGSEDHTRRTLENHSECRNQIPDAPSKGYRLGHRRGKSETLRAQYINTKDVRVTISTWNVAGRLPSDDLEIDDWLCTKEPADVYIIGFQEVVPLNAGNVFGAEDSRPIPKWEAIIRRTLNKYWEPETKHKCYSAPPSPVLRTSSVADALADKIDTLPSEVMINEYLETAIGYDFEGKDLNKDATIGQNLQLNRIYGIDFDSRLDWPEYPLDATPQVISSNLKLRRVLSSSARIGFNMTENSMFYSSHDVVLKESILKRSHHSFGNLRSTCVHEQLELETVDSSSDISDEKSEEEDDAFLEEPVEEQDNNKARSTPKYIRIVSKQMVGIYISIWVRKRLRRHVNNLKVSPVGVGLMGYMGNKGSVSVSMTLFQSRLCFVCSHLTSGQKDGAEHRRNSDVYEIIRRTCFSSVLDSDQPQTIPAHDQIFWFGDLNYRLNMSDADIRKLVAQKRWNELINYDQLHKELRSGHVFEGWKEGIIDFPPTYKYEMDSDRYIGEIPKEGEKKRSPAWCDRILWSGKGIKQLSYKQSDIRLSDHRPVSSMFLLDVEVLDHRKLQRALNVSTAAVHPVVSFDENGEPEF; encoded by the exons ATGAAAACTAGGAGGGGAAAGCGTTCTGAG GCCTTTTGGCCATCCATTGTGATGAAGAAATGGTTGAATATAAAGCCCAAGGTGTATGATTTTAGTGAAGATGAAGTCGACACTGAAACTGAGAGTGAAGATGATG CTTATTCTCTTAAAGATTCAAGATTGCATGGTAGCGAGGATCACACCCGTAGGACATTGGAGAACCATTCTGAGTGCAGAAACCAAATTCCAG ATGCACCTTCCAAGGGTTATCGATTAGGACACAGGAGGGGAAAGTCGGAAACTCTGCGTGCACAGTACATAAACACCAAGGATGTGAG GGTGACAATAAGCACTTGGAATGTTGCTGGAAGACTTCCATCTGATGatcttgagattgatgattgGCTTTGTACGAAAGAGCCAGCTGATGTTTACATTATTGG CTTCCAAGAAGTAGTCCCTTTGAATGCTGGAAATGTATTTGGAGCTGAGGATAGCAGGCCAATTCCAAAATGGGAGGCAATCATTAGAAGAACACTGAACAAATATTGGGAACCTGAAACCAAGCACAAATGCTATAGTGCTCCCCCTTCTCCCGTGTTAAGAACTTCTTCAGTTGCAGATGCATTAGCAGATAAAATTGATACTCTGCCATCAGAAGTGATGATTAATGAGTATTTGGAGACTGCTATTGGCTATGACTTTGAAGGGAAAGATTTGAATAAAGATGCTACTATTGGACAAAATTTACAGCTGAACAGAATATATGGTATCGATTTTGACTCTAGGTTAGACTGGCCTGAATATCCATTAGATGCAACCCCACAAGTTATCTCTTCAAATTTGAAACTTCGGAGAGTACTGAGCAGCTCAGCAAGAATTGGCTTTAATATGACAGAGAACTCTATGTTCTACAGTTCTCATGATGTGGTGTTAAAAGAAAGCATATTGAAAAGATCCCACCATAGCTTTGGAAACCTCAGGTCAACGTGTGTGCATGAACAACTGGAGCTAGAAACTGTTGATTCTTCCTCTGATATATCTGATGAGAAGTCTGAAGAAGAGGATGACGCTTTCCTAGAAGAACCAGTGGAAGAACAAGACAACAATAAGGCAAGGTCAACCCCAAAGTACATTCGAATAGTTAGTAAGCAGATGGTTggtatatacatatctatatggGTGAGAAAGAGGCTGAGGAGACATGTAAACAATTTAAAGGTCTCTCCTGTTGGAGTTGGTCTTATGGGCTACATGGGAAACAAG GGATCTGTTTCTGTTAGCATGACACTTTTTCAGTCCAGGCTATGCTTTGTGTGTTCTCATTTGACATCAGGTCAGAAGGATGGAGCTGAACACAGGCGTAACTCAGATGTCTATGAAATTATACGACGTACCTGTTTCTCATCTGTCCTTGATTCAGATCAACCACAAACAATTCCAGCTCATGA TCAGATATTTTGGTTTGGGGATCTAAATTATCGTCTCAACATGTCGGATGCGGACATAAGAAAGCTTGTAGCTCAAAAGCGCTGGAATGAACTAATCAACTATGATCAG CTTCACAAGGAACTGCGTAGTGGTCATGTATTCGAGGGATGGAAAGAGGGGATAATAGACTTTCCTCCTACCTACAAATACGAAATGGATTCTGATAGATACATTGGTGAGATCCCGAAAGAAGGCGAGAAGAAGAGATCACCAGCATG GTGTGATCGAATACTCTGGTCAGGGAAAGGCATAAAACAACTTTCTTATAAACAATCAGATATAAGACTTTCGGATCATCGACCAGTCAGTTCAATGTTCTTACTTGATGTTGAAGTCTTGGACCATAGGAAGTTGCAAAGGGCTCTCAATGTTAGCACTGCTGCTGTTCATCCTGTGGTTTCCTTCGATGAAAATGGAGAACCAGAATTTTAA
- the LOC107933576 gene encoding type I inositol polyphosphate 5-phosphatase 2 isoform X3 encodes MVTISTWNVAGRLPSDDLEIDDWLCTKEPADVYIIGFQEVVPLNAGNVFGAEDSRPIPKWEAIIRRTLNKYWEPETKHKCYSAPPSPVLRTSSVADALADKIDTLPSEVMINEYLETAIGYDFEGKDLNKDATIGQNLQLNRIYGIDFDSRLDWPEYPLDATPQVISSNLKLRRVLSSSARIGFNMTENSMFYSSHDVVLKESILKRSHHSFGNLRSTCVHEQLELETVDSSSDISDEKSEEEDDAFLEEPVEEQDNNKARSTPKYIRIVSKQMVGIYISIWVRKRLRRHVNNLKVSPVGVGLMGYMGNKGSVSVSMTLFQSRLCFVCSHLTSGQKDGAEHRRNSDVYEIIRRTCFSSVLDSDQPQTIPAHDQIFWFGDLNYRLNMSDADIRKLVAQKRWNELINYDQLHKELRSGHVFEGWKEGIIDFPPTYKYEMDSDRYIGEIPKEGEKKRSPAWCDRILWSGKGIKQLSYKQSDIRLSDHRPVSSMFLLDVEVLDHRKLQRALNVSTAAVHPVVSFDENGEPEF; translated from the exons AT GGTGACAATAAGCACTTGGAATGTTGCTGGAAGACTTCCATCTGATGatcttgagattgatgattgGCTTTGTACGAAAGAGCCAGCTGATGTTTACATTATTGG CTTCCAAGAAGTAGTCCCTTTGAATGCTGGAAATGTATTTGGAGCTGAGGATAGCAGGCCAATTCCAAAATGGGAGGCAATCATTAGAAGAACACTGAACAAATATTGGGAACCTGAAACCAAGCACAAATGCTATAGTGCTCCCCCTTCTCCCGTGTTAAGAACTTCTTCAGTTGCAGATGCATTAGCAGATAAAATTGATACTCTGCCATCAGAAGTGATGATTAATGAGTATTTGGAGACTGCTATTGGCTATGACTTTGAAGGGAAAGATTTGAATAAAGATGCTACTATTGGACAAAATTTACAGCTGAACAGAATATATGGTATCGATTTTGACTCTAGGTTAGACTGGCCTGAATATCCATTAGATGCAACCCCACAAGTTATCTCTTCAAATTTGAAACTTCGGAGAGTACTGAGCAGCTCAGCAAGAATTGGCTTTAATATGACAGAGAACTCTATGTTCTACAGTTCTCATGATGTGGTGTTAAAAGAAAGCATATTGAAAAGATCCCACCATAGCTTTGGAAACCTCAGGTCAACGTGTGTGCATGAACAACTGGAGCTAGAAACTGTTGATTCTTCCTCTGATATATCTGATGAGAAGTCTGAAGAAGAGGATGACGCTTTCCTAGAAGAACCAGTGGAAGAACAAGACAACAATAAGGCAAGGTCAACCCCAAAGTACATTCGAATAGTTAGTAAGCAGATGGTTggtatatacatatctatatggGTGAGAAAGAGGCTGAGGAGACATGTAAACAATTTAAAGGTCTCTCCTGTTGGAGTTGGTCTTATGGGCTACATGGGAAACAAG GGATCTGTTTCTGTTAGCATGACACTTTTTCAGTCCAGGCTATGCTTTGTGTGTTCTCATTTGACATCAGGTCAGAAGGATGGAGCTGAACACAGGCGTAACTCAGATGTCTATGAAATTATACGACGTACCTGTTTCTCATCTGTCCTTGATTCAGATCAACCACAAACAATTCCAGCTCATGA TCAGATATTTTGGTTTGGGGATCTAAATTATCGTCTCAACATGTCGGATGCGGACATAAGAAAGCTTGTAGCTCAAAAGCGCTGGAATGAACTAATCAACTATGATCAG CTTCACAAGGAACTGCGTAGTGGTCATGTATTCGAGGGATGGAAAGAGGGGATAATAGACTTTCCTCCTACCTACAAATACGAAATGGATTCTGATAGATACATTGGTGAGATCCCGAAAGAAGGCGAGAAGAAGAGATCACCAGCATG GTGTGATCGAATACTCTGGTCAGGGAAAGGCATAAAACAACTTTCTTATAAACAATCAGATATAAGACTTTCGGATCATCGACCAGTCAGTTCAATGTTCTTACTTGATGTTGAAGTCTTGGACCATAGGAAGTTGCAAAGGGCTCTCAATGTTAGCACTGCTGCTGTTCATCCTGTGGTTTCCTTCGATGAAAATGGAGAACCAGAATTTTAA
- the LOC107933567 gene encoding tobamovirus multiplication protein 2A: MACRGCLECLLKLLNFLMTLAGLAMVGYGIYLFVEYKNAADTAMLLSPVGSDQDLIQFRRPMLMAVSLSSSIFDNLPKAWFIYLFIGVGAVLFVISCFGCIGAATRNLCCLTCYSVLVILLILVELGCAAFIFFDKNWKDELPTDKTGDFDMIYDFLEENWTIIKWAALGIVILEALIFLLALLVRAANRPADYDSDDEFIAPRPQIRQPLINRSPAPAAGLPVVPSLEQRPSRNDAWSTRMREKYGLDTSEFTYNPSESNRYQPVAPQPAEERSRCTIM; this comes from the exons ATGGCTTGTCGAGGATGCTTAGAGTGCTTGTTGAAGCTCTTGAACTTTTTGATGACTCTTGCTGGTTTGGCAATGGTTGGATACGGGATCTATTTGTTTGTTGAGTACAAAAATGCTGCCGATACTGCAATGCTTTTGTCACCTGTTGGTAGTGATCAAGATTTGATACAGTTTCGTCGCCCCATGCTCATGGCTGTGTCTCTTTCGTCTAGTATTTTTGATAATCTGCCAAAAGCATG gtttatatatttatttattggaGTAGGGGCGGTTCTCTTTGTTATCTCTTGTTTTGGTTGTATTGGAGCTGCAACACGGAATTTATGCTGCTTGACTTGT TATTCAGTTTTGGTGATCTTGCTGATCTTGGTGGAGCTGGGATGTGCAGCTTTCATATTCTTTGACAAAAACTGGAAAGAT GAACTTCCTACTGATAAAACTGGAGATTTTGATATGATATACGACTTTCTGGAAGAAAACTGGACTATTATCAAGTGGGCTGCTCTTGGAATTGTTATATTAGAG GCTCTTATTTTCTTGTTAGCCCTTTTGGTTAGGGCTGCCAACAGACCTGCTGATTATGACAGTGATGACGAGTTTATTGCACCAAGGCCACAAATCAGACAGCCTTTGATCAACAGGTCACCAGCTCCAGCTGCAGGTCTACCTGTTGTTCCCAGCCTTGAGCAACGGCCCAGCAGAAATGATGCTTGGAGTACACGTATGAGGGAAAAG TATGGGCTGGATACATCGGAGTTCACCTACAACCCCTCGGAGTCAAACAGGTATCAGCCGGTGGCCCCACAACCAGCAGAAGAAAGGAGCCGATGCACCATTATGTGA